From the genome of Phlebotomus papatasi isolate M1 chromosome 2, Ppap_2.1, whole genome shotgun sequence:
taaatgagaaattgaaaagaaaaatgaatacgttttgacaatttttttcttgatcagtttttttttcttacattagggtaagggctcataatttaggacagtctgcttataagcatcgatgttccaagtttgaagtgcgatattttcaatactaattgactttttttgttactctcttttcagaaggattgtttagaaacttagcaagctatttatcgtcttattttttctaaaattagttttaatacgtttaaaaatgaattgatatgtagaggtgaatttgactcttattttggacaacttggttattaatttttacaacttgtctgtaaatttggacacataatccgcctcaacaggatgcccattgttcttcattttatgaaccaatcttaccaagtcctcttcctgttcatgtaagggaaacgtagaatgtcacaagaagcccggaaactttccatatcattcgttaaagtgagttgacttcggtacttcaagtacgtgcggattcgcgcattccctggcctttccgggagcctttcaaggcttttctcactacatctctagAGATGATGGTCCTTGGTTTCTTCAGGCATTTGTCCatcctagtcatcacaaaagctaaaacttcacgaaatttcgaaagaaaaacatctgttcaaaataaggagtatcacctcactggtgaatgtcttagaaaatttcccatttttcacacgaaaaatctaactcacaaggcaaatcttacttcaggtcaaatttacaaatcaccactaacgtgaatcaacacaatattcaatgaatattcaataatatcactcaaaaaaagagaagaaacattgttagtacttcaccacagctaaatttaataagactgaagtaaacacgaagttctgtcatatttctcgtaagcaattgctctcactgaattttcaacaaagcaatttcaactcaaatcatattcgaaatttaacgtatttagtgtcaaaatcttccaaaaagaacaaatatttagatagaattcattattcatcaaatattggaataaaaatccatcattttaatcaatttatttttagtgtccaatgttatcctcaaagtgtccaaaataagaaactggacaaaattatgagcctttcccctatataactgctctttacgttcgagcagtaaaatttcacGATAAAATTTACCAAAAGCTCTTTTCATGGTGTTCTACGGCagacttgaataaaaaaaaactcaattaaaacatttttctgaaATCAAAGACATTTGACAAAAACTAGATAACTTTATTAActataattcaaaataatattgaaatgcaAGACGCTAAAAATGTTTCTCTTCTAGgattaattttccttttcttcCTTGTCTCGGTATTCCTTAAGTTTGTCCTGAAGGAGAGCTTTCCGGgcagtgtaggggaaagtctTGGTGCGAATGAGGTAGCAAATATCTCCTTCGGTTGAATACGTGTTCGTCTTTGTAAGCCCTCTCAGAGCTTTGTTCTTCCCCATTATCTTCTCGTAGAATCTCACTCCGGAATCCGCAACTTCTGGTCCTAGGTCCCCCAGGGTATCATCTGCCAGTCCCTCGTAGTACACATGAGTGGCATCTTTCAAAAGAGCCCACAGACCAAAGCCGAAGAGCCCAAGGATGGCATAGAGAATCCCACGAAGCAAAAACGGTCGCGAAAGGAGCTGCATTCGCTGATTGAGAAAATGACCCAGAGTGTACGTTCCAATGATTGATCCCGAAGCATACAGACCATTTAGCATTCTCTGGTGACTGTGTGTCATGAGAATCGAATGGGCAATTCCATAGATTTGTTCATCTTCAGTCAGGACAATTGAATTGGCCAGGAGTTCACCTTCCTGAGAACCCCATTTAATTGATTCTGTCTTAAGTTTGATACTCGGACGCTCAATTTCTGCTTCGTTTGAGTAAAAATAGTTAATCGGGATCCCCACAACAGCTCCAAAGTGCGATTTTGTCGTTCCTGCATGGAAGAGATCAAGGCCAAAGGTACAGAATGGCTTTATCAATTTCAATTCCTTCTCCTTCATCTTCGTCAGACTGCATGCTGTATCAAATCGTCTCATTATCTTATCCGGAAGTTGGGGTTCAAACCCCTCCCTGGGCGACAGACAAGAAACTGTGTAAATAGAATCCTCCTGGAGTAATCGGAATCATCATTCTTACCGGTAGCACGTCATGAACTCCTTGTACTTGCTCAGGAACAGGGTATGTGGCAGATAGTAGCCGGCAAAGGCAAGTATTGAAGCCGTGGCTGCTCCACGGTAAGCCCAAGCACTTCTATTTTGGAAATAATTCCGTTTGAACATATTCCCAAATTTATTACTAGCCCCAAGACGTCCAAGAATATTCCCAAAACACCAATTTTTCTAACCTATATAACCTCAATATTAACCGgtgattttatttcttttttatttaaataaataatacggCATTGAAGGAACAATTTAGCAATtaagattttcctcaaatatccttGTTAAAAGCAAGAAAATCACCTGGAAAAAAGCATTTTTCCTAGAATGTTTTCAATTGTAGTACCAAATTTCTCTACTTGGAGTGCTACTGTGTTTCCCTGCAAAAAATCacccaattttttttacacaaaaaaattggaCAAAGCAccgacaaaataaaataattttggaaaaacCTACATAAACACGaatgaaatttctcaatttattaaaattttatgtgaaataattttttttagtcagTGAAAATCGCATTTCCACCCAAAATATTAGTTTGGTTTGCGCCTTCGTGGGTGTTCTGGCGCTGCTGTCGGTGAGTGGAAAAATATTGTCAGATGGTGtgaaaaagtgaggttaggtgCGTGTCGATTTCGCAAGTTTCCTCAAAATTTCCCggatattttgcattttctgtGATGGACGATGACTACGAAGATGAGACAGGATCCACAATTGAGGAAGACTACTATACCTTTCTCAATGTACCGCGGAATGTGCGTGAAAGTGTTATGTAATGCTCCAGGAAGGTACATATTGACCCTATCAACTTACTTTCAGGCCACGACTGAGCAGATAAACACAGCCTACCGGCATCTCAGCCGGATTTACCATCCAGACAAGCATGTGGCAGATGTACGGAAAAAGATCGAAGCAGAGGCACTGTTCAATCGCCTCAAAACAGCTTATGAAGTGCTGTCAGATCCCCACAAAAGAGCCATTTACGATTCCCTGGGAGTCAAGGGGCTCGAGACAGATGGCTGGGAGGTGACTTTGCGACAGAAGACACCGGCCGAAATCCGCGAGGAGTACGAGAGACTGGCTAAGGAGCGTGAGGAGAGAGCTTTGCAGCAGAAGACAAATCCCCGGGGGAATGTGACAGTAATGATCAATGCTACAGAAATTCTCTGTCCCTATTACGATGAATTTGAGTAAGTAGCATCAAAAGTCAATCTCCTCTATACCACTAAGCCCCATCTCCCTCCATTCCCAGCGAAAAGATCCTTCCAACGGTCGAAGTGTCTGGGATCAGCATGAGTCAGTCAATTGATGCTCCTATCACAGTTCGGGACACTGTGACACTGTCCGGGAGTCTGTCTTCTCAGAAAGGCATCGGAAATGGTGCCTTCTCAGTCTCTGGACGACGATTGTTGAATAAAGGCTGGGTAGCTGTGGACCTAACGGCCGGAAATGGTCCTTCACTGGGCGTCAAGGGTTCCAGAACCCTCAGTCAGAAAGTCTTTGCAAATTTTGGGGCTGGCCTCAATCTTCGTTCAAATGGAATTGTTCCAACATTCATGTCCTGTAAGTAATGCCACTGATCCCTTCCAAATCTCTCGCAAGATCTCTCCAGCTGACTTCTTCTtccctcccaaaaaaaaaacacagccCTGGCATGCCAACTGGGAAAACACACTGTCGGCTACTTGACTTACAATCTAGCCGGTTCAGCCCGTTCCATGTCCACCACCGTGGAGCAGAATACAGATCGACATCACTTCCAAGTGACACTGCTCCTGGGCATTCCGCACTGCTACATCTCAGCTGCCTACACGAGGAAGCTTCTGGAGCAGGAACTGAAACTCCGGGTGGCCACGAAAGTGGGCACTTTTGGGGTTTTGGCAGAGTACGGAGCTGAGAAGAAGATCTCCAAGTACAGCTCAGTTGTGGCCACAGTCTCAGTCGGTGTTCCCACTGGAGTCACTTTGAAACTCAAGTAAGTTCATCAATTgctttttccatgatttttacTTCATTTCACCTCTTTCGCAAAATATTATCGTGTCATTTGATTAGGCTCAAACTTTGTCAATTTGGATTTAAGAGATTTCTTTAAGAATACACCCAACCAGACTTTAAGAAAACTTAATCATTTTTAACTTATTCGaacttatttgttttttttagcacttgacTGTtatcaaatgcttctgcattatcgacttttgtgttggttcctgtcacgactatttggtggttttagaacacgataaCGACTGGcgaaaacagtcaagacaggaaccagcacaaagtcgataatgtagaagcatttgagaacagtaagtgGTTATTAACCTGTTTAGAATTAATCTTTATTGAGcctgatcacaagtagattttgattctccaattgtgtcctggataaaaggtaaatggaactctatttgcacaaaaagtcgttgaagttcgaagaattcaaattcaatttcgaattttcatactaaattttcgaacaagatggggaaaatttatgaaaaatatcacactaaaaagctggcaaaagagttactccttacgacttaagccgagagacgacttagtggaaaatgatggaaatgtagtttgaccattatttctaatgtaTACGCTAATGTCCtggaggagaattctgtaacgctctgacaatgccatatgacaatatgggtttgaatctcaggagagctttttcgaaaatgcgattctgtagccgtgacattggcatttcagctcacgtggcattgtcagaagtcacatttgagatttctggcaattaaaatgacaatgaattttgttaactctttcgtctcctttgggactctgggtacccatggaaaaaagaattttttttggactatttagaatcgataagaatccgattcttgtagatgattacaaactataaggatgtccaaatctaggatattttttgcaggatcctaattaactcctgagcttagatatttttggtcaaaaatcgtgaattttcgattttctgctgccatgcacatattgtgacttttttgatatttctagaccagaataaggaaaaacctctcggtgccaataagtatgataactaacaattacagattacataaattcgaaaaatatttttttcttaaattttcaaaaaaaacttgttcaaattttatgggtactctcatccgcaaaaatctagaggtcaaaagtaaggttatcccgccaatgcccgccatttgctttttgacaccaaccttgtaagaaaattcctacaaaagtatcatatttgaccactaagacttacaaaaagtgagttttactgaaattcgttcgctggatatgttgtggtccggaaagagttaaacaaatcaatcaagacagattgtatttgcataatatcactaagtaaaggcatttcCGCCCGACGGCGAGGGgcgagtaataataataataataataatgctggcacaacattccatgaaggaactaggccttcccacaaggggatttctagacacgcattattattttttcttatacgggatgaggttgtcagtcccatgccccgtggaatcaagtgcagtgaaactcactggatgcaatccgaacacctttaacgccagaaaaattcctggtgacctaaaggggattcgaacccggaacacttgcatcatagagcgagtgctctaccacttgacccagtGAGTGCCCCGAGGGGCGAGTGGTGGGGAGAAATGAAGGATATGTTAAAGATCCTTCTttggttgacttatgggggggggggggtcccccgaagttcccaagtcgctatcttgtACCATTTGGCCTTTAGATCTGGCGATAGCGGGAAGGAcagacgaacagacggacaagATCTTTCAATTAAGGATCGGATCTTTTATTCTCAAGATTTAATTGCAATTCCAAACAGATTCATTCGCTCAACGCAAACCTTCATATTCCCAATTCACCTGAGCGAGGAGATCATCCCAGCGGCTGTTTTCTATGCCACTGTGACGCCCCTTTGTGTTTTCTTCGTGGTGAAGAAATTGGTGATTGAACCAATGAATGACGAAAAGCGCCAGAGAAAGATCGATAAGACCAAAGAAGTGAATCGGGAACGAATGGCAGCCAAGAAGAAGGAAGCTGAGTCCTCAATTGACCTCATGTCTGCCACATTTGCGCGAATTCGGGAAGATGAGAC
Proteins encoded in this window:
- the LOC129804171 gene encoding dnaJ homolog subfamily C member 11, coding for MDDDYEDETGSTIEEDYYTFLNVPRNATTEQINTAYRHLSRIYHPDKHVADVRKKIEAEALFNRLKTAYEVLSDPHKRAIYDSLGVKGLETDGWEVTLRQKTPAEIREEYERLAKEREERALQQKTNPRGNVTVMINATEILCPYYDEFDEKILPTVEVSGISMSQSIDAPITVRDTVTLSGSLSSQKGIGNGAFSVSGRRLLNKGWVAVDLTAGNGPSLGVKGSRTLSQKVFANFGAGLNLRSNGIVPTFMSSLACQLGKHTVGYLTYNLAGSARSMSTTVEQNTDRHHFQVTLLLGIPHCYISAAYTRKLLEQELKLRVATKVGTFGVLAEYGAEKKISKYSSVVATVSVGVPTGVTLKLKFIRSTQTFIFPIHLSEEIIPAAVFYATVTPLCVFFVVKKLVIEPMNDEKRQRKIDKTKEVNRERMAAKKKEAESSIDLMSATFARIREDETKNHGLIIELATYGRSEAEDEERFDVSVPLQCLVRNSQLNLHATPKSELPGFYDPCVGEDKTLRVRFTYRDQSHSIEIIDKESLQLPGSLAAK
- the LOC129804175 gene encoding transmembrane protein 177, giving the protein MFKRNYFQNRSAWAYRGAATASILAFAGYYLPHTLFLSKYKEFMTCYREGFEPQLPDKIMRRFDTACSLTKMKEKELKLIKPFCTFGLDLFHAGTTKSHFGAVVGIPINYFYSNEAEIERPSIKLKTESIKWGSQEGELLANSIVLTEDEQIYGIAHSILMTHSHQRMLNGLYASGSIIGTYTLGHFLNQRMQLLSRPFLLRGILYAILGLFGFGLWALLKDATHVYYEGLADDTLGDLGPEVADSGVRFYEKIMGKNKALRGLTKTNTYSTEGDICYLIRTKTFPYTARKALLQDKLKEYRDKEEKEN